The following are encoded together in the Periplaneta americana isolate PAMFEO1 chromosome 5, P.americana_PAMFEO1_priV1, whole genome shotgun sequence genome:
- the LOC138699558 gene encoding UDP-glycosyltransferase UGT5-like isoform X1, with protein sequence MHIFKDDMAARAVLLCTLGLAAVEGARILALLPVPSPSHHIWNRALVLALAAKGHHVTVFTPDREKKPVGNFREIIIEGIYEHIAETESYTEMSTMSYWENAIGWFAWGQGACEKVLASQGARRLRELAGRETFDLIIADLTLQECIWGFVQLFGSPPVVAVTAYVSPPWYNAMVGNPVPLAHVNSYVLPYSDRMTLWERTANFLLHHGTMMYRALYHMPVMDAMVARHFGSGMLPPSVLETNVSLVFVNTHFSLDYPCPLLPAMVPVGGIHIATPDPLPPAMKKFLDGAKQGAIFMSLGSNIRSDQMKTDKVRAFVEAFAELPHRVLWKWESDQLPGQPENLMVGKWMPQNDILAHPNIRLFISHAGMLSTQEAVYHGVPVVGVPFLADQFSNIYKLSLRGLGEKLEYETVTKERVLQTVRAVLGNYSYRDNMRNLSVLFKDQPETPLERAVFWTEYVLRHGGAPLRSASVDMPWHQYLLLDVVVVLLAGVGIVLLLAWLLIRTLCRALGSRTHEKQN encoded by the exons atgcacatattcaaggatgat ATGGCGGCGCGCGCAGTATTACTGTGCACCCTGGGGCTGGCTGCAGTGGAAGGGGCTCGAATCCTGGCTTTGTTACCAGTACCGTCTCCCAGTCACCACATCTGGAATAGAGCGCTAGTGTTGGCCCTAGCTGCGAAGGGCCACCACGTGACTGTGTTCACACCGGATCGCGAGAAGAAGCCCGTCGGAAACTTCAGGGAGATCATCATCGAGGGAATATATGAGCATATCGCCGAAACGGAGAGCTACACTGAGATGAGTACAATGAGCTACTGGGAAAACGCGATAGGATGGTTCGCCTGGGGGCAGGGTGCCTGTGAAAAAGTCCTCGCTTCTCAGGGCGCGCGTCGACTACGAGAGTTAGCAGGTCGCGAGACTTTCGATCTGATCATTGCCGACTTGACACTCCAGGAGTGCATATGGGGCTTCGTGCAGCTTTTCGGCAGCCCACCTGTGGTGGCGGTCACCGCCTACGTGAGTCCACCGTGGTACAATGCCATGGTTGGCAACCCTGTGCCATTAGCCCACGTGAACTCGTACGTGCTGCCGTACTCCGACCGCATGACACTGTGGGAGCGGACGGCCAACTTCCTTCTGCATCATGGTACCATGATGTACCGCGCCCTGTACCACATGCCGGTCATGGACGCGATGGTGGCTCGGCACTTCGGGTCGGGGATGCTGCCTCCAAGTGTCCTGGAGACCAACGTGAGTTTGGTGTTTGTCAACACTCACTTCTCGCTCGACTACCCGTGCCCTCTCTTGCCTGCCATGGTGCCTGTTGGTGGCATCCACATCGCGACACCAGACCCCTTACCGCCTGCAATGAAGAAGTTTCTGGACGGCGCGAAGCAGGGCGCCATCTTCATGAGCCTGGGAAGCAACATCCGCAGCGACCAAATGAAGACAGACAAGGTGCGCGCATTCGTAGAGGCCTTCGCAGAGCTGCCGCACCGCGTTCTTTGGAAGTGGGAGTCTGACCAGCTGCCCGGCCAGCCTGAGAATCTGATGGTGGGCAAGTGGATGCCTCAGAATGACATCCTTG CGCACCCCAACATACGGCTGTTCATATCGCACGCCGGCATGCTGAGCACACAGGAGGCCGTGTACCACGGCGTGCCCGTCGTGGGCGTACCGTTCCTCGCTGACCAATTCTCCAACATCTACAAGTTGTCGTTGAGAGGTTTGGGTGAAAAATTGGAGTACGAGACCGTGACCAAGGAGCGAGTCCTGCAGACTGTACGAGCCGTGCTCGGCAACTACAG CTACCGTGATAACATGCGCAACCTGTCGGTCCTATTTAAGGACCAACCAGAGACTCCGCTGGAGCGCGCCGTCTTCTGGACGGAATACGTCCTGCGACACGGAGGAGCTCCGCTACGGTCGGCCAGCGTCGACATGCCTTGGCACCAGTACCTGCTTCTGGATGTGGTCGTGGTACTGCTGGCTGGTGTTGGTATTGTCCTGCTATTGGCGTGGCTACTGATCAGAACGCTCTGCCGCGCCTTGGGGTCGCGAACGCACGAGAAACAGAACTAA
- the LOC138699558 gene encoding UDP-glycosyltransferase UGT5-like isoform X2, producing the protein MAARAVLLCTLGLAAVEGARILALLPVPSPSHHIWNRALVLALAAKGHHVTVFTPDREKKPVGNFREIIIEGIYEHIAETESYTEMSTMSYWENAIGWFAWGQGACEKVLASQGARRLRELAGRETFDLIIADLTLQECIWGFVQLFGSPPVVAVTAYVSPPWYNAMVGNPVPLAHVNSYVLPYSDRMTLWERTANFLLHHGTMMYRALYHMPVMDAMVARHFGSGMLPPSVLETNVSLVFVNTHFSLDYPCPLLPAMVPVGGIHIATPDPLPPAMKKFLDGAKQGAIFMSLGSNIRSDQMKTDKVRAFVEAFAELPHRVLWKWESDQLPGQPENLMVGKWMPQNDILAHPNIRLFISHAGMLSTQEAVYHGVPVVGVPFLADQFSNIYKLSLRGLGEKLEYETVTKERVLQTVRAVLGNYSYRDNMRNLSVLFKDQPETPLERAVFWTEYVLRHGGAPLRSASVDMPWHQYLLLDVVVVLLAGVGIVLLLAWLLIRTLCRALGSRTHEKQN; encoded by the exons ATGGCGGCGCGCGCAGTATTACTGTGCACCCTGGGGCTGGCTGCAGTGGAAGGGGCTCGAATCCTGGCTTTGTTACCAGTACCGTCTCCCAGTCACCACATCTGGAATAGAGCGCTAGTGTTGGCCCTAGCTGCGAAGGGCCACCACGTGACTGTGTTCACACCGGATCGCGAGAAGAAGCCCGTCGGAAACTTCAGGGAGATCATCATCGAGGGAATATATGAGCATATCGCCGAAACGGAGAGCTACACTGAGATGAGTACAATGAGCTACTGGGAAAACGCGATAGGATGGTTCGCCTGGGGGCAGGGTGCCTGTGAAAAAGTCCTCGCTTCTCAGGGCGCGCGTCGACTACGAGAGTTAGCAGGTCGCGAGACTTTCGATCTGATCATTGCCGACTTGACACTCCAGGAGTGCATATGGGGCTTCGTGCAGCTTTTCGGCAGCCCACCTGTGGTGGCGGTCACCGCCTACGTGAGTCCACCGTGGTACAATGCCATGGTTGGCAACCCTGTGCCATTAGCCCACGTGAACTCGTACGTGCTGCCGTACTCCGACCGCATGACACTGTGGGAGCGGACGGCCAACTTCCTTCTGCATCATGGTACCATGATGTACCGCGCCCTGTACCACATGCCGGTCATGGACGCGATGGTGGCTCGGCACTTCGGGTCGGGGATGCTGCCTCCAAGTGTCCTGGAGACCAACGTGAGTTTGGTGTTTGTCAACACTCACTTCTCGCTCGACTACCCGTGCCCTCTCTTGCCTGCCATGGTGCCTGTTGGTGGCATCCACATCGCGACACCAGACCCCTTACCGCCTGCAATGAAGAAGTTTCTGGACGGCGCGAAGCAGGGCGCCATCTTCATGAGCCTGGGAAGCAACATCCGCAGCGACCAAATGAAGACAGACAAGGTGCGCGCATTCGTAGAGGCCTTCGCAGAGCTGCCGCACCGCGTTCTTTGGAAGTGGGAGTCTGACCAGCTGCCCGGCCAGCCTGAGAATCTGATGGTGGGCAAGTGGATGCCTCAGAATGACATCCTTG CGCACCCCAACATACGGCTGTTCATATCGCACGCCGGCATGCTGAGCACACAGGAGGCCGTGTACCACGGCGTGCCCGTCGTGGGCGTACCGTTCCTCGCTGACCAATTCTCCAACATCTACAAGTTGTCGTTGAGAGGTTTGGGTGAAAAATTGGAGTACGAGACCGTGACCAAGGAGCGAGTCCTGCAGACTGTACGAGCCGTGCTCGGCAACTACAG CTACCGTGATAACATGCGCAACCTGTCGGTCCTATTTAAGGACCAACCAGAGACTCCGCTGGAGCGCGCCGTCTTCTGGACGGAATACGTCCTGCGACACGGAGGAGCTCCGCTACGGTCGGCCAGCGTCGACATGCCTTGGCACCAGTACCTGCTTCTGGATGTGGTCGTGGTACTGCTGGCTGGTGTTGGTATTGTCCTGCTATTGGCGTGGCTACTGATCAGAACGCTCTGCCGCGCCTTGGGGTCGCGAACGCACGAGAAACAGAACTAA